From the genome of Rhinolophus ferrumequinum isolate MPI-CBG mRhiFer1 chromosome 24, mRhiFer1_v1.p, whole genome shotgun sequence:
AAGGACCACAATACACTATTTTATTACATCCCAGGAGGAAAGTGAGAGGTAAGTTCCGACCTAgctttacattttgtttttcaagctTCTGCTTACAGTCTCATAAGTCAGCAACCGACTTCACTGGAGCTAAACGACCTTTAAGCATTAGGAAGGCTGCACTAATaagggcagctggttggctcagtcagttagagcgcagtgcttataacaccaaggttgccagttcgattctcacatgggccagtgagctgtaccttccacaactagactgaaaacaacgacttgacttggagatgatgggtcctggaaaaacacactgttccccaataaataaataaataattttttaaaaagtcaaggtgAACCAACACTACACacataaaataagacatttattATGGCAaagaacaaattttatttttcattttcccaaaacaCTAAAATAGCACAGAGCATAGTAATTTAGCACACAATATAAACTGATATAGGCAAGCCAAAATCCCGAAAACGGTTGTTTTACTTTGGGATTCCTTAAAAACTTACTCTCTTAAGTGACCTTTATCCAAAGttatcaacaaacaacaaaaggaGTTATCTCAGAAAAATCTTAGTGTAAAAGATACCTCACCTCCCAGAAACTGGACACCTTCTATAAAGGAAAAACTTGATTTGCTTCTGTGAGCTACACAATACACTCTCACCCGCACTGCTGTTTCAGGTAACACCGCTAAGTTCCCTAGTTTAAGAAACGTTTATTCTATGAATGGGTTTCATATTGCAACTCTCACCATAGGGCCTCCATTAAAATTGCGTTCCAAGTGGAAGGAAAGGGATGTGAGAAAAGGAATACCATTTTGATGCAAACCAAAATCATTCTACAAAATGCAGAAATGGGAACAGCTCAGCATCAACTCAGCAAGGCTTAGGGCGATTGCAGAAGGGCTTTTACAAACACCCACTTCTGTTAGATGATCAGAAAACCTGCAGACAGGACCTGGGACGGCAGCCCTTCAGCATGGGAGCGGAAGGTGCATTGAGGACTTTCGTTCTAATCTGATATTTACACAGGATATATTAATGTTCTCGTGAAGTGGTTTCCCAATCCTGAATGTCTTTCCAGCACAATTTAATGCCCTTAAATTTCCTCCTGCACCAACCAGCTTCCCATGAGTTTAAATTCCACTCACTTTAAGTTTGTCTGGTCATGAAAACCAAAGCAGGAACTTCACACACAGCTGCACTTTTACATCCAGATTTAATAGAAAGAAATCATTCTAAGACAATTGAAAATGAATCTCACTACCTTTATTGTTCGGCTTGTACCTTAACTATGGCACAAACGCTTTGCTACTTCAAAAGCTTGTAGAGCCAGTGACCGCAGTGTTATCCGCAGGTGGTTTGAGGTACTTTTTACACCTGGGAGCACTTTCTTGTATTCTACTGTTTGCTCTGAAACCACAGGCTCTGAATGACCCAGGGAAACACATTCTGTCTCGTTGCTCTGGGAGACTTCAGGATGCAGGTGCGGCAGTGTACCCAGGACCAAATGCAGGCAAGCCGGTTCCAACTCAGAGCCTGGCCCCTCAAGAAAAGCACGCGGTGGTTCATCCTCAGGGATTCCCATTCCTGACCGTTTTCGACGGCATCGAGGTCCTGATCCCTGAGGCTCTCCTTTGCAGCACTGTCCTCTGTGGCTGTCAGCGGCCCCAGGCTCTCCTCCCAGCCAGGCCCTCCCCTGGGCTCCCTGGACACCACAGGAAACCCCAGCAAAACCTTCTCTTGCAGGAGCAAAGAACAGGTCCACAGTCTGGCTCCAAGCCGCTGtggaggcagaatttcttcttacTGATTCCTTCAAATATGGAAACACTTCATCGCCATCATGAAGCAACAGGCTGACCTCCCTCagatcatttttcatttccaatgaTAACGTCTGACTttgtgcattttcattttcatcaaccGCAGGCTTCTTTATCCGGCAAAGTGAACCTGACGGGCCAGGGCTCTCCTGCGTTCTTTTAAGTCTACATAGCAGTTTGTCCAAATCAtcgccctctcccttccctcttgcgAGGCAGGTGCAGGGCGTCCCTCTTCCGTCCCTCATGCTGTGTTCTCTGATGCGGTGAGCCTCAGGACACGCCTTTGACAGGCGGCAGAAGGTCTTCAATGGATCTCAATATGAACCTAGAAAAGATAATGGAATTAAAGCGCTATAACGAAGAAGAGTCTAAGGGAGGCTACACACACCAGAGCGTGAAGATCTTTCAGTCTCTCGTACGAAGGAGCCCTACATTTTGACAAAAAAACAGGATGACAACCTACCAATTACAGATCACAACAAAAAGAACAGTACTTTATGAATGCAGATGcctaaaaatacttaaaaataagaaacatacaTTCTTAGGCTGTGTACTTTTCACAGCAATATAATTATCTGCATAGGTTCAAGAAAAACCTGTCCTCTCTTTAACCAAGATATAACTGGATGACTCGATTATGCAACCAAGGCCTTACTTGAAGCGTGCTATTTGAGAATGACTCAAGTGTGACAAGCCACTTGTTAGGAATCGAAGTCGACTTGACTTACAGATCCAGTGTCTACGAGAACCTCCGAGGAAAGCCAGCCTGGAGGGTCCTGGTGTACAAGATCCCAGCCCCAAGGTTAAGGTGGGTCACACGCTGGCAGGTCAGGAGCCTCCATAAATTCTAGGGCCTTGATAAAAGAAAGTTTCCCCTGAACTTGTAGGCCCTGCAAGTAAAAATATGGTGGAGAAAACTTCTTGGGCTTACTTCCCCCACTCTCAGACTAGCAAATACTAGAGGCTTTTATAATCCCAATCTGAAATTTCGCATGAGAACTTCTGGACAGCAGCTGATCTGTGACCTCAGCAGCTGTCCGAGAGCAAACTCGAGATGGCCCATCCATTAAGTCTTGCTGCCCTCACTAAACCTAAAGAGAACAGCCGTTTTCTGCAACCAACAGTAACCTTTCTTTGACATTATGATGCCCCAGAGGGGGAAGATGTCAGACAAGACTTGTGAAAGCTTTGAAATGGACCAAACACAAGATTGCTGGGTGTGCTGTCTAGtgcatcctctgcttcatctaactttACAGGCCCTGCACCTTTGTCTTCCAGCTGCTTTACAACTCCCTCAGTTGTAGGAAACTTAACAAGGGAGGCAAAtgatttcttttccaaagaagTGAAAATCAATTTGTCTGGAGGGATGCAATTGATTATTGTCCTGTGGATACTGACCAGCTTTACATCTGTTTGTAAATTTAGTTTAGCATCCCTGAATACATGTGTATTTTGCCTAAATTCTCCTTTAAAATGATTAGAACATCTTACGAGTTCCCTCATTAATTGACATGAAAATTTTTGACacatgttcctttaaaaaataaccataacCCCAGAACATTaatagaaagtaaagagataTATAAATCACATTCAGTAATTTTTCTAAGAGGTAGCCTAAGGAGCAGCAACCTAACCAAAACACAATACCtactggagaggagggaggaagtgcGTGAGGTGGAAGCCGGGCGGAGAGAGCTGCAGTTATATCATCTCCTACAGTGAGACAAAGACAAAGCCCACAAGTGAACAGTCAAGAAGCAACAATACAATCACATAATTCAGAGACAGAGAAGTCACCACTGAGAGAAGCAGTTGTAGAGGAAAGCGGCTGGCTGTGGGATAGAGAAATGGAGGCAGGAAGCTGCTTAATCGTGTGGAACTAGGTATGATTGTGTAAGCgtgtaaaatgtttagaaacGTAAAGAGATTACAccaggaaggaaacaaaggaagtgaGTCTTATTGTGGGCTGGAGCTAAGGATGGGAGCCAACCAGGGGACAGTAAGGAGGCACGGTCACCGCCGCCAGGAGCTTGGACTTCATTCAGCAGGTGACTGAGAGACACCTAGGAAATCACAGCCAGGAAATGTTGCTAGGTTTGCATTTTAGCCTAATTACTCGGGCTGCAGTGTGGTGGCCCGACTGGAAGGGACTCACATTAGGCCAATTAGGAGGATAAGCCAACAGTGCAGGAAAGAGGATgtaaggaaaagaggagagaatttttttaaagatggtgaCTGACTAGATGTAGAAGAGGGTGAGATGGCCCATAGGTTTCTTCTGACTTTCAATTCTGGGTAATGAAGGTGTCTGAAAATGGGGAGGAGTCCTCAGGACACACAGAGCTCAAGGCGGGTCAGAGCTGGAGGCCTTCATACAGAAGTCGCCAGCTTTGGGAGGTAGATGCAATGACGGCCCTGGTATAACAAGCAGAGAGAAGACAGACCCGGTCGGGTGCGGAAAGCCAGGATCTCTGAGACCTAACGACCAGAGGGACACACGGCCACCAGAGCCCCCAGGGAGGGAGACTCAGTGTCGTAGACGccgactgcttcagaaagggggtGAGATGTGTTTCTTGCACAAATAACTTAATTACAGGTAAGTGCTGAGAACCTACTCACAATCCTCTGTCCAGCAGTCATTACATGGGGTGAGCTCACCTCAAGGGACACGGGAGAGAGTATCAGGACATCTCAGCCTAGTTCATCTCTATCTCATCCCCCATGAacgttttctgttttataatataCACCATATTCTGGTAGAGcaaaatactttataaagaaGTATATATCTGAGAAGCATGCTCAAAACTTTTTATTGATAGAAGTGTGACCTATACTCTATATAaccactaataaaaatatatttgaacagTTTAAACCAACATACAAACATAaggtgtaaatttttaaattgagatataaatgaCATACATTGTGTTAGTTTCCGATGTACATGATTCAGCATctgtatgtattgcaaaatgatcacaagtCAATATCCATCATCATGCATagtcacaattatttttttcttgtgatgagaacttttaagaggTGCCACTCTTCTGAGCATGAATGCTGGCTACAATCCAAAACAATACTTTCAAAGTTCACCAAGTCAAACATAATTAACTTCTCTTGACACTTCTCTCAAATTAACTCTCCAAACCATATTATTTCAAaccttacatttattttactgatttgaAATGTAGTAAGGATGAAGATTTTCCTGAAATGGAAGCAttcccaaatacatttttaatacgTACTaaaataggtttttttaaaaaaagaatcttaagaAAAACAGGTCATTTAATATGGGCCAACTCTTCAGAAAATTAGTTTCTAACCACTTTTGTTATGTCCTTGTACAAGGACTCGGTACTGTTCAGAATGATGAAGTATTCCCagaattgtgttaaaatattttaaataaggcaCCAATAATGGGCACCATTAAAGTAATCATGTATTTAATGATGGAATAAATTGTTTGCTGAATATCTTCTAGTTCTTTAGTAAATTTCATTGTAAACTATGTATTTAATTCTCTTAACAAAAATACTTCAGCAGGTCAGTGAACACATTCTGGCTCTGAGCCCTCAACTAGCCAGCTCGTCTGATTAATTAGACTGTTACACACAATACTGATATTTTTGAGAGCCAGAaataaatttcatgtaatttgTAAACATGTAatcatttgtgaaatattttgtgtAGTTTCTTCTCACTACACTACGTATATTGGCACACGACATGGTACCAAATGAAGTATACACGATTACATAATGAACTCTTCTCGGCCCCGGCTGTGTCATCATCTCCCACCCGTGTTAAGTCTACAAAAAAATAAGCAGCATAAATTCCGGCATACAAACTTGTCCACTAAAACTGAGACCGCTAGAATAAAGGAAGGAGTCTAGTTTGAAGTTCAAGACAGTatgattcaggaaaaataaagtgcAGTACTGGGAGGAGATTCCTGAACTAGGTCCCTCATCCctccgcctcccccgcccccgccaaaaaaaaagatggcaaaGGTTGAAAACGGGAGTCTAGAAGCCAGGTGTGCGTAGAGAACGAGGTTGCCTGCGTGTGCCCAGGATCCAGGTGCAGACAGGAGAGTCACCTTCCACACAAATCCCTGCCTGCTAGAGGCAGCTGACCTGCTGTGTGACAATAGGCCTGACCCACTTAGGCAGCTGCTGCCCTCTTGGACTGTTGTCACCTTACCTTCCCTAACCTGAGCTATTAATGGCCTCAGGGAGCTGATGGTCTGGATACCACCGCTGTGTAAACTAAAAATATCCCGGCCTTGATGCTTCAGAAAGCCAGCTGGCAAGGCTACTCCCAAGGGGACTGGGAGGAGACACAGCTACACAAGGTCGCAATGACAACGGGCTTGGAGCCGGGTCCTGCCGTGTCATAGCTCACAGACATACTCCAAGACCGTCCTGGCATCCCCGCTTTGAGATGTGGACATCAGGACACCTTCACACTGCTGTGCTCATGATCGGACCGAGGAGGGGGCTGAAACAAAGTGCTGCTCAGCTTAGAGGACGAGAAATCGGAAGAACTCAGTCCTCTCTACAGTGAGCTGAATCATAACCAACAGTCCCAGTGCCTGTTACTAGTCACCTGTTACTAAGTTCCTCTTACTAATGGCCTGTTACCTAGTTCCTGTTACTAAGCGCTTCCAAATCATACCTGGCCTTACATAACGAGCTGTGCAGCTCCCGTGAGCCACCACCCTGAAGCCTCCTTCCGTCACCTGGATGCAAAGGTGCGCTCGCTCACACTCCGAAGGCCAGGCTGTGTCCTGTCCCAGGTGGGGACCTCAGGAACCCTCTTTTCTCAGGATGCTGTAAGAACCCAAGTGTGAAAGCACCTAGCAGCTTTTCTGACCAGCATCCCGTGGACATGCAAGCAACAGCAACTTTTATCACTATCCTCATCAAGAGTGCTTTAGGGAACAAATGACAAAATACTGCTGAGGGCTTCTGTAAAGCAGAGGATACACAGGGGACCACTGGATAGCAACGTGAAAGCAGCCTAAACACAGACCAGCACATTTCGGGGTGAGGGGGAGACAGAGGCCGAGGCCCAGACTGCAGCGGCTGAGGAGTGGGGAGCAGCCAGAGGCACCCCCACATCGCAGGAGGAAGCACAGTGCAACCTCAGTGGAGGGCAAGCTGGCAGTAACATCTAAAAATGCGCATAACCTTCCGGTCAGGAATCTACTGTTGTGATTTCCTGGCAGCAAGGGTTCACTGGGCCCCCTACCAAAGCCAAGGGCAGGGGCAGGTGCCGGTTTCAGGACTGCATAGACAAACCGGGCTCTGTCTCCTTCAAGTTTGCTTTCCAGTGAACACATATACAAGGATTTTGCAATGAAACCTTGACCATGCTGgtgccttcatcttggacttcttagtctccagaactgtgagaaataaatgtttgtttacgAGCCACCAGCCTGTGGAACTGAAGAAACACAATCCTTCTGCACAGATCGTTTGAGAAGCAATACCCGCTCCCTCCTGAGTCGGGACTGGTCCCTGGTCCAGGAAGGCTCCCCCACGCCCAAGTATGGACAAGCACATTTACAACAAAACTTTTCAATGGGAGAATACCACATAGATGGTTTACaaacttacttttctttatatatggTGAGACATCTCTTGGGACATTAGTACACATAGATAGAACTCATACACTTTACTATCTGCTTGAACAATTATATGATTATTTGTAAGACTTGAAAAACTTGAGTCAAGGATACAGGGGTTCACTGTacttattctttcaaattttatgtaggttgaaaatattttaaaagtttatgaacCATGATTAAAGCATTCACgtgaaagacagaaaagattCTGTAGTATTTCTATGTTTCCTATATTTGGTATTTATCAATTCAAAGTATACAATTGTTCATTATCTCAGAAGCCAGAACAAACCAGGTTTACCTGAACTCATGCTTAAGCTTTTACAAAACTTACAagcttttataacattttcttgaTAGTCTATAATTTCCTCCAATCTCTTCTGGGAACTTGCTGTAATCCAAGCAACAGAATAAAACTCACCAGAAGCTGCACTTGGTCGTGGGACTAGGACCTTGGGATCCCTGCTACTGTTTGAAGTTCTTCAGCCCTTAGTATGACAATTTCATCATAGTCCTTTCGGTGCCTACAAGACACCATGTGAGCTGCCCCTGGAcctctctgactctcctgccACCTTCTCCTCACTCTCCAACCTCCTTCCTGTTGTCCCGGACACACAAGGATAGCCTAGCACCAGCGGTAGGGCCTTCTCTGTGCAAAGCGAAATACTCTTCGAACGCAGATATCTCTGAAGCTCAAGCCCCCGCCTCCTACAAGGTTTTGCTCAAATGCCATCTGATCAATCAGCCCCACTCTGACTGCTCTATTTAGCAGGCAACCagcttccccatccccacccgcTTTCCTCGACTCTTTTTACCTGATTGGAATGAATGAGTAGATTTTCAAGTGATAGGTGAACACTGAAACATACAGTGCTGGATTTAGAAAGTCATTCAGAAAAAGAAGACGATAAAAGAGTCACTGGAAACAGAACGAGGAGAGGGGCTGCACAGAGAGAGGGGCACAGAGGGAAGGCAGGTCCAGGCCTGGCCAGCACAGGGACACGTGGCAGACTGTGACAGCGCAGGAAGACAATAAAGACACTTCTCTGCGACACTGTCATCAATCCTCACAACATCTTCTCTTCTCCAACTGTTCTTTCTTAGGCCTTCTCttttataataatagttataagAATCTGGGTGACCTGGGGCTAAAGTACTTGAGTCTTCCCACAGGCCACATAATTGAGAAGCTGTAGGCATGACTTGTTGAACTATAGTAGGTTCTCAGTACAatttttcctcttgcttttaCTACATTTAGAATCTGGTATGGATTCTCATTTTTTTACTGCCATGTAGTTCAAACTCTGTATAAATAAGGAGGATGCTAACGATCCAAGAGTATTTGCAAGGCTTATTtgcaaacagtattttaaaatcataacacttttcaaagtccttttgcatctattttctcattcaatcATCTTTCATATAAAAGAGAGATCAACGTCCTTAGAATGTCTTGCTGCCTGATACATGATTTGGGGGTTCTACGTAAACATGTGGGAAATGGAGTCCTTGGTCCCTATTACTCGTGAAACAGATTCCAGCACCCCTGCAATGGAAAGAATGGGCCTTGTTCTCGGTAAAAAGAAGGCAGTGAGCGGGGCCCATCCCCTTTACTCAGATTCTATTTCCTGTTGCACTTGTCCTTTACCAGAGACCAAAATAACTAAAGTCTCACATCAGGTAAGTTAGTGATTTTCCACAAATGAACAGAAACTCTAAGTTGGGGAACTCTAAGTCAGGGGAGTTGAAACTATAAGTCAGGGGAGTTGAAAGTAGCAGATATTATAGTAAAGAgacaccccactcccaccctgtcCCCTTCAGCATGTTAAATGGCAGCTGCCATGCATGATCAAGCCCAAGATCAAGCCTAAAATCCTCATGCAGTTCTTGAACAGCCCTGCCCCAACGTACCTAGCTGGTGATCACCTATCTGTGTCCCCCATCCCCACTCACACCTAAACTGATTACAAAAGTCCACATTTCTACCTGAGCCTTCAGCTCCCGCCAGGCTCTAAAAAGCTGTGCCATACCGGGACTGTTACTTGGCATCAAGTCCACCACACATCCATTCTGGGCTTTTGGGATTGGTACACCTAGCTCTCCTGACTGCCCACACCACTTATTCCAGAGCCAATTTCCCTCCTTCAAAATGCACCTGCCCTCAGTCATTACAGTGCAGATTGTGTTATGAAATTAGTATTTGAATAACCATATCAGAGATGATCTCACCGCCCTACAAACAGAGATTTGGAACCCTTTTATCCCTTAATGCATATGAAACAAACAAGCCTTCGGCATTCTTGTAATGAAGAGAGCAGGTTAATCATCACACCGATATGGGAGAGCACAGAAGTCCCTTGTGAAATAAGAGCTGTGGTGGGAGAATGGACCAGCATTCGAAGAGCCAGGGAAGAGCCGTGTGTGCAGggcccagaggcaggaaggggcttGGTGCATGCAGAATAGACAGGAAACTGAGAAAGAACAGGAAGCAGGGAGCAAGCCAGGTGAGAGGTTATGAAAGTGGAGTCAGATCCGCAGGGTAAAAACGTGTGAACTGCATTCTGCGTGCAATCAgaactttgggttttgtttctctAACCGCCCGGTGGAGAACAGGTGCAGGTTACTGCAATAGCCCAGGAAAGTGATTCCTATAGCCTGGCCTCGGGCGGTGGTCATAAACATAAGTGGACATACAAGAAaggtgatttctttttaatggcacAAAACTGATTTTCAACACGATGTACTGAGTTTTATAGTAATTCTTGTGATTTCATAAATGACTGGaaattattaatgtaattttagaaCAAGAATTTCCAAAGTGGGAGCTTGGGGGTCAAAATACATACAGCCTgcggacacatttttttttttttttgtccatggagttttttgttttttaatttatgttaatttGATATCTAAAAATCAGGATTTCCAATTTCTCTTGAACATCATTAGATCTGGCAAACCGCAAAAAGCAATCGGCTAGAGCCTAAGTTTTCTGGTAGCCCTGTCCCCACACGCAGCATCCTTCACTTATTTATACCACCTGCTAGAAAGATATTTGAGTTTTCTACTCTACTAGTCTGGTAGCACTTAAGGATGCCACAAGCTCTTGCTCACATAAAAGTATCTCAATTTGGACCTTGAAATAGAGAGGCAGGGTCATCTCATTTCACCTTCACACAATTTTGATCAATtgttgcttttaagttttatgaGGCCTGCCATCACCAGTGACAGGCACCCAAAACCTGAAAGTCCAAGCACAGGGACAATTCCATTCTGAGACAaatgaagcagaaggaaaaaaagaacaacatcTGCCAAGTCTCAACACGGCCTGTTCCTACTGCTCAGACTCCCTCATTTTGCGCATGGGGGAGCAACACAAGTACTGTTAGAAAGTAAACTCCAAGGGGGAGGGACCTGTCCCTCTCCCATCACAGAGCCTGTGCCCAACACCCAGCAGGTACTAATGACATCCAAGAGGAGCTTGGCACTTGGTCATCTATGACACACTTGGAAAGGAATAATTCTCAATCTGACAATTCTCCATTCCACTAGAAAAAGGCATCTCTAAATCAAGGGATGTAGATATGTCGGTCATTTATAACAAAGGTGAGCTCcagggtggtgtgtgtgtgtctactatTTCACATCTGAATTGTTTCAGGCCGCTGAGCCTTTTGAGGCTCTACATCTTCCACCTCATTTTCCCtcaccttcacccccaccccacttctacCCCGGCCAGGATCTATCAAAACAATTAACATCAATTAATCCATGTTAAGTTTCAAGGAtaatttccccccacccccgagctTCGTAAAGTTCGGGAACTAGAAAGTCAACCATAATGCCACCCCCCACTCCAAGcccaatttgtcatttttctgggCAACAGTTCCTGTTCAGGCTCAGGGCCTTTCCAGCCAGTGCCAGCTTCCACCCGCCTCTCCGCGGACCCCTGCCCCGGCAGTAGGCCCTCCGCCAAGGCAGGCCGCTCCCCTCCGCCCCTCCGCCCCGGCCTTGTTCgcagaatggggataataacctCAGCGGGTTTTTCACCCGTGGGGTTGCAGGAGAAATGCACGGTGCTTGGCAAACACTCAGCATCCAGCTTGGCAGCTCATGACAGCATCTTCTTCGTCCTGGGCGCGGTGGGCAGGACCGCGCTGGGTGGACCGGCGCTCGGGGAGGGTcgggggagaggggctgggcgGGCGGGCGCGGTTCACCCACCTGCAGGCGGACGTTGAGCATCATGGAAGCCACGATGTAGAGGTAGGGGAAGTTGATACGCAGCCGCCAGGCCAGGTCGAAGAAGATGAGCAGCGTGCGGGTCAGCCCCTTGCAGAAGACCCCATAGGAGCGGGCGGCGGCCGAGCGCGAGAGCCGGACAGCCAGGCCCGACAGAGCCGCCGCCATATAGACCCGCGCCTGCAGCCAGCCCGCCGCGCACCGACCGGCCGCGGACCCTAGCCGCCCGGCGCTCCGAAGCCCGCCCGCCCGCCCTTTAACAGGCGCCGCGTCGCCCCTGGGCCTCCGCCCCAGCTGTTGGCCCGCGCTCCGCGCGTAGAGGGAGGCGGCGGCGAGGCcagcgggcgggcgggcgggcgcgggGAGGGGAGTCCGCGCGTCACCCTAGGGGAAGCGCCTCGGAGCACCGcctgctcccagcccagccaccaggcCTGACGTCACAATGCCCTCGCCGCGCCTGCGCGCCCTTGCCCCGCCCCCAAAGTCCGGCCCAGGCCCGCCTCCAGTCACCTTCCCGCAGGTGAGATGCGCATGCGTGAGAGGGCGGCTTAGGGAGGGTGGCTGATACGCTGTCTACGGCC
Proteins encoded in this window:
- the FAM220A gene encoding protein FAM220A; translated protein: MRDGRGTPCTCLARGKGEGDDLDKLLCRLKRTQESPGPSGSLCRIKKPAVDENENAQSQTLSLEMKNDLREVSLLLHDGDEVFPYLKESVRRNSASTAAWSQTVDLFFAPAREGFAGVSCGVQGAQGRAWLGGEPGAADSHRGQCCKGEPQGSGPRCRRKRSGMGIPEDEPPRAFLEGPGSELEPACLHLVLGTLPHLHPEVSQSNETECVSLGHSEPVVSEQTVEYKKVLPGVKSTSNHLRITLRSLALQAFEVAKRLCHS